In the genome of Labilithrix sp., the window TGCTCTCGCAGGGAAGCCTCGAGGACTACCTCGTCACGGGCGATCCCGCCGCGCGCGAGGCCGTCCTCGCGATGGGCGAGGCGTACCGCCAGAACCTCGGCGCGCTCACCGCGGGCAGCCCGCCCGTTCTCGAGATCACGGAGCGGAACCTCGGCTGGACGCTGATGGGCCTCACGAGCTACTACGCGCTCGATCCGCGGAACGAGGTCCGCGACGCGATGAGGTCGCTCGTCGATCGCGCGATCGCGTGGCAGGGCCGCGGCGGCTCCGGCGCGCTCGAGCACGACATCAACCGTCCCGATCCCGACGAGTGCGGAGACGGACCCGCGGGCGCGTCGCCGTTCATGACCTCGCTCGTGGTCGACGGGATGATGGACTACTGGCTCTTGACCGCGGACAAGGAAAAGCTCTCGCCCTTCATGACCAAGCTCGCGCGCTGGTACGAGGACGACGCGCGCACGTCGGACGGCGCCGCCTTCAGGTACCTCTGGAACTGCAGCACGAACGACTACGACACCGGCGATCCCGACGGCTACACCTCCGCCGAGCTCAACCTCCTCATCGCCCACGTCTTCGGTGCGACCTACGCCCTCACGAAAGACGCCCACTGGCTCGAATTCGGCGACGAGATGGTCGACCACGGCATCGAGGAGATGTTCGCGAAGCGCCCGAAGCAGTGGAACCAGGCGTCGCGGGCGTTCGGGAAGTACCTCGGCTACCGCGAGCTCGCGCGCTGACGGTGGTGATCATCCTACCTTTTCTCACTTACATTTCGGATCCACCGTTCTTGACCACTGGTGGCAGCTTTTATGGATGACAGCATAAGGGCATGCTGCGTGGTGCTCTCCTCTCGGCGCTTGCCACTGTCATCTTCGTTGCTGCTTGTGCTCCCCCCGAGGCCACCGGGAAAAAGAAGCGTGGCAGAGGCGGAGACGACGACGACGACAACGATCCGACCGAGCAGCGGGGCGACGACGACGACGACGGGCCCATCCTCGGCACCAAGCCGCCGATCCCCACCAGCATTCCGGAGACCGGCTCGCTCAAGGTGACGCTCACCGCCGACAAGGGCGCCGCGAACGACGCGGTCGTCTCTCTCGGCGTCCCGTTCCCGCAGGGCGTCTTCAAGGACGTCAAGAACATCACGGTCAAGGATCCGGGCGGCGAGGCGGTCCCGGTCCACACCGCGTCGCTCGCGACGTGGCCGGGCGACGGCTCCATTCGCAGCGTGCTCGTCGCGTTCAAGGCGACGGTGGGCCAGGGCCAGTCGCAAGAGTGGACGATCGACTACGGCAAGGCCGGCACCGGCGGTGACGCGGGCAAGCTCGCGGCGAACCCGGACGGTCCCGTCATCGCGACGCTGACGCCCGATCACTACGCCGCCTCGCTCGTGAGCGGCGTCATCCTCCCGGCCGCGAAGAACACCGACTTCAAGTCGTACGAAGACCGGATGAAGACGGCGTTCGCGTCGGTCAACTACACGTCCGTCACGAGCGACTGCGGGAACGGCAACCAGGACCGCACCTACTACGACGGACCGCACTCGCTCTATCAGTGGGCGCTCCGCCTCGGTGAGCCGGCGCGCCACCGCTTCGCCCACGACACGGCCGCCTGGTACCGCGCGAACCAGCTGAAGTGGATCGAGGGCTCGCCGCGGATGGCGATCAACAAGTGCTGGGACAACACCGGCGCCGGTTATCCCGGCGGGCCGTGGACGCCGGACGAGCTCCTCGACCAGGGCATCCTCCGCCGCATGCTCGGGCAGGGCATGCTCGACGACTACCTCCTCACCGGCGACCCGAAGGCGAAGGAGGCGCTCGCCGCGCTCGGCGAAGCGTACATCGCGTCCCTCCCGACGATCGCCCCCGAGGGTGAGAACGCGTACATCGAGCGCACGGAGCGTAACCTCGGCTGGACGCTGATGGGCGTGGTGTCGTACTACGCGGTCGACCACCGTGAGGAGGTCAAGGCCGCGGTCGACGCGCTCGTCGAGCGGACGTACGCCTGGCAGGCGCGTGGAACGAGTGGCGGGTTCGAGCATGACATCTCCCGCTCCGACCCCGACGAGTGCTCGGAGGGGCAAGGTCCGAGGGGCGGCTCGCCCTTCATGAGCTCGCTCATCGTCGACGGGATGATGGATTGGTGGATCCTCTCGGGCGATCCGAAGATGAAGCCGTTCATGGAGAAGATCGGCGCTTACTTCGAGAGCGCCCTCACCTCGAGCAAGCTCGCGTTCCGCTACCTGACGGGTTGCAACGAGAAGGCGTACGACGACGACGACCCGGACGAGATGACGACGAAGGGGTTGAGCCTCCTGACGGTGCAGTCCTTCGGCGCGGCCTACGCCGTGACGAAGAACAAGAAGTGGCTCACGCTCGGCGACGCGATGATCGAGCCGGCGGTGGACGACGTCTACATCGGCGCGCCCAAGCAGTTCAACCAGTCCGTGCGCGGAATGGGCCGCTACCTCGGCTACCGCGCCATGCCCTGACGTCGACGAGACTCGCCGGCACCTGAGCCGTGCGGGAGGTCGAGCTCGAGATCGCGGGTCTCCGCGTCGTCGGCGTGGGCGATCCGGAGTCGGCGGCGATGGTCGTCGTCCTGCTCCACGGCTTCGCGATGAAGCCGGCGGACCTCTCGCCGTTCGCTCATTCGCTCCGCTTGCCGGCGTGGTTCCTCTTCCCGGAGGGACCGCTCGAAGGCGGCGGCGCGCGGGCGTGGTGGCACATTGACGAGGTCGCGCGCGAGGCGGCGATCGCGCGTGGCCCGCGCGACTTCGCGGAGCAGCACCCGCCCGATCTGCCGGCGGCGCGCGCGCGGCTCGAGGCGCTCGTGGGTGAGCTCACGCCGCGCGTCGCCGGTCGCCCGTTCTACCTCGGCGGGTTCTCGCAGGGCGCGATGCTCTCGTTCGACGCCGTGCTCCGCTCGTCCTTCGAGCTCGCGGGCTTGCTCCTCTTCTCCGGCTCGCGCATCGCGTGGGACGAGCAAGAGCCGCTCCTCGCGCGCGCGCGGCTCCGCGGTCGTCCTGCGCTCGTCGCGCATGGCCGCACCGACGCGGACCTCGCCTTCGCGGCGGGTGTGGCGCTCCGCGACGCTGCGACGGCGGCGGGCGCGGACGTCACGTGGCTCCCGTTCGAGCAGGGGCACGAGATCCCGCTCGTCGTTTGGCGTACGCTGCGGAAGATGCTGAGCGAGAGGGCCTGAGCATGTGGAGCGTCCGGCGCATCGTGAGGACGGTGGATCGCTCGGTGAAGCGGCACGGCGTCGTCGGCTCCCTCGTGCACGTCGCGACGTCGGTGGCGGAGCGCGTGCGGAGCCGCGGTCATCATCGCGACGACGGTCACGACGGCGCGGCGAACACGGACGCGGTCGAGGACGAGGACTTCGACACGAAGTACGGCGTCTCCACCGGCGGCGAGATCCCGCAGACCGAGCTCGACGTGAAGGACGAGAACTGGATCCACGGCTCGGCCTACGTGCCGACGTCGCCGGTCGACTTCGCGGAGGTGCTCGGCGACCTCGGCCTCGACTACGAAGAGACCTCCTTCGTCGACCTCGGCTCCGGCAAGGGCCGCGTGCTCCTCATGGCGGCCGGGCTCCCCTGGAAGCGCGTCGTCGGCGTGGAGTTCTCTCCGCAGCTCTCCGAGATCTGTCGCGACAACCTGCGGCGCTTCACCGGCCCGAAGAGGTGCGCCGACCTCAGCGTCGAGACGACGGACGCGACGAAGTACCCGCTGCCGGCGGGGCCGCTCGTCGTGTTCATGTACCACCCGTTCGACGAGAAGGTGATGGCGCCCGTCGCGGACAACGTCGTCGCGTCGCTCCGCGCCGATCCGCGCCGCGTGCTCGTCGTCTACTTCAAGCCGGTGCACCGCGACGTCTGGGACGAGAACCCGGCGTTCTCGCTCCGCAAGGAGACGCCGCTCTACGCGATCTACGAGTCGAAGGCTCGCTAGTCGCTGACGCCGCCGTAGGCCCCGAGCTCCTTGCCGTCGTCGCCCTTGCCGCGGGCGGGGCTGTTCGGCTTGAGGTGGAAGTCGCCCTGCGCCGGGTCGACGAAGAGCGGGTCGGCGGGGGCGACGTTGCCGGAGCCGAAGTTCGCGCGGAGGCCGGCCTGCACGTAGTTGGTGTCGACCATCGAGTACGAGATGTTGAGCTTCACCGAGCCGCAGCTCGAGCTGCAGCCCGCGACGATGTCCTGACCGTCCGCGTTGCCGAAGAAGATCGAGTTCTTGATCTCGTAGGCGTCGGGCGAGGTGTTGTCGCGATCGCTCTTCCAGCCGTAGCCTTCGCCGCTGCAGCCGACCTCGAGCCCGTTCACGTTGGTCATGTGATCGAACTTGCCGATCGTCGCGGTGCCGCCGTTGTACGCGGAGTCGACGTACACGTTGCCGCCGCAGTTCTTGTCGAAGATCTCGTGGTCGCTGTTGCAGGTGGCGCCGTCGTCGCAGAAGAGGCCGCCGCCGTTGGTGCCCGCTTTGTTCGAGCGGTACACGTTCCAGGTCAGGGTCGCGACCGTCTTCTGCCCGATCGTGGGATCGGAGCCGACGAAGAGGCCGCCGCCCCAACCCGTCACGCTGTTGTTGGTGAAGAGGTTGTTGGTGACGGTCACCGCGCTGCCGAAGAGGTAAATCGCGCCGCCGTGCGAGCTCTCCGGCTCGTCGCCCGTGTTCTTGTCGATGAGGTTGTTGGCGAGCGTGAAGTCGCTCTGCTTCGACGAGTCGGTGAGGGCGCCGGCGCCGCCGCGGCCGCAGGTGTTGTTGCGGAACACGTTGCCCTTGACGGTGGCCTTCACGTTGGCGAGAGAGAACCCGGCCCCGACGAGGACGCGGCCTCCGCCGGACGGGCACTCGTTGTCGTGGATGACGTTGTTGGTGATCTCGACCTGTCCGACGCTGTTGACCTGGCGGACGATCGCCTGCCCGTAGCCGCTGACGTCGAAGCCGTCGATCGCGACGAGCCCGGTTCCCTCGATGTTGACGAAGGTGCCGGATCCGCCGCCTTCCGCTTTCGACACGTACTGCGCCGAGTCGCGGACCTTGAAGTCTTTGCCCGACTCGAAGCCGCCGGCGAGCGTGAACGCCTTCGCGCCGGCGTTGATCTTCTCGCTGTAGGTGCCTTCGGCGACGCAGATGATCTCGCCGTTCGACGACGCGGCGACGGCCTCGGCGATGCTGCCGTACGGCGACTCGGCGCTCCCGTTGCCGCTCTTCGCGGCGTCGACGTACGAGCTGCAATCGGGGATCTCGGTGGTCCCGGGCCCGTCGGGGCCGGGGCCGGGGGTGTCCGGGACGTCGCCGGAGCTCGAGCCGGAGCTGGAGCCGGGCTTCGCGGTGGCGTCTTCTTCGTCGCGGTTGGTGCGGCTCCGGCCGTTGGTCGCGGTCACTTCGGTGCAGGCGAGGAGGCTGCCGGCGAGCATGACGGAGAGGAGCGCGACGTTCACGAGCGATGCATGCTTCATCAAAAAGAGGCCTTTCCGGCGGAGTGAAGAGAGACGACCACGGCGGTGGCGTATTCGGCTTCGTGGCTGAGGCTAACAGAGAGGGTCGGAGTCCCGCGTTCCTGCAAGGCAGCAGCAGCGTTCCCATGCAAGGCAAGCGCCGGCGCTCCGGTAGGTGTGCGTACGACCTCGATGTCGCGCCAACCGACCCCGCGCTCGCCCAGGTCGAGCGCCTTCATGGCCGCCTCCTTCGCCGCGAACCGCGCCGCGAGCCGCGCGCTCGCGACGGCGGGCGCGGGCGCGCTCATCGCGTAGGCGACCTCGGCGTCCGTAAACACGCGCCGGAGATACCGATCTCCGAACTCTGCGATCGCCTCCTCGACGCTGCGCGTCCGCACGAGGTCGATCCCGACCGAGAGCCCCGCCATCCCGAAATTATGCCGCCCCCGACCACCCGCCTGAAGCTTTTCATCCATACCCGACAACGAGGCCTACATCTCGCCTTTGCGCAACGGATGTGCGCCGATCCACCCACGCGCGTCCGCGTCGACGTACCATCGCGCTGTGGCGCTGCCTGCTCGTTCGGCCGTCGATTGGTTCTCGACCGGGACCGAGCACCTCGTCGCGGGCCGCCTTCGCGAGGCGATCCGCTGCCTCGAACGCGCGGTGGACGAAGCGCCGTCGCCCGGCGCGCATCACAACCTCGCCGTCGCGTTGCGCGCGCACGGGGATCTCGATCGCGCGCGGCAGCACGCGACCGCCGCTGCTCGGCTCGGCGGGAGCGCACCGAGCCTCGCGCTCGTCGGATCGTTGCACAGCCTCGCGGGCGATCATGACGCGGCGCTCGAGACGTTTCGTCGTGCGGTCGCGGTCGCGCCCGCGCATCAGGTGTCGCGCTACTACCTCGGCATCGCGCTGGCCGCGTCGGGCGATCGGGACGGCGCGATCGAGGAGCTCTCCTCGTTGCTCGAGGGCTCGCAGCTGCCCGTCCTCGTGCGCGAGCGCATTCGCGCCCAGCTCGTCGAGCTCGCCGACGGCAGCGGTCCGATCGCGCGCGATCTGTGCTCGACGCCGCTCGTCACCGAGATCGTGGACGCACGGCGCCGCGCGATCGCGCCACCTCCGGCGTCGCGTCCAACCGCCGGCGGCGCCACGATCGACGTCGCCGAGGCGGCGTCGCTCGTCGATGGAGCGCGCCGCATCGTCGCGCTCACCGGCGCCGGCGTCTCGTCGGCGAGCGGTCTCGCGACGCGCAAGGAGCTGTGGCAGCGTCACGATCGCGACGACGCCGTCTCGATCTGGCGCTTTCGTCGCGACCCGTCGCCGTTGTGGACCGTCGTTCGCGAGCTCCTCGATGGCGTCGATCCCGCGCCGAACGCCGCGCATCGCGCGCTCGCGGCGATGCCGCGGCTCGGCGCGGTCGTCACGCAGAACGTCGAGGGGTTGCATCAGGCCGCCGGGACGCCGTGCCCCGTCCTCGAGCTGCACGGCACGTTGCTCGCGACGCGATGCGACTCGTGTGGCGCGCGGCCGGGGCGCACGTGCGCCGAGCTCCTCGGCGGGCCGCTGCCGCCCGCGTGCGCGTGCGGTGGCGTGTTGCGTCCCGACGTCGTCCTGTTCGGCGAGTGGGTCGATCGCGAGCTGCTCGCGCGCGCGGCGGAGCTGTGCGCCGCGTGCGATCTGCTGCTCGTAGTCGGGACCGCGGCCGACGTCGCGCCGGCGGCGGACCTCCCGCTCTTGGCGGCGGCGCGCGGGACGACCGTCGTCGAGATCAAGCGCAACCCCTCGCGGCTGCAGCGCACGATCGGCGCGAAGCACCTCCCCGGACGGGCCGAGGACGTCTTGCCGGCGCTGGTCGAGGCCATGCGATGAGCGGCGGCGACGACGGCAGCGACGACGACGGCGTCGCGATCGTCATCCCCGAGCTCGGAGAGTCGGTCGCCGAGGGCACGCTGGAGCGCTGGATCGCGCGCAGCGGCGATCGGGTCGCGCGCGATCAGCCGGTCGTCAGCCTGTCGCTCGACAAGGTCGACGTCGAGCTCGAAGCCCCCGCCGACGGCGTGCTCGTCGTTCGCGCGCTCGAGCGGGAGGTCGTCAAGCCGGGCGACGTCATCGCGCGCATCGTGCCACCGGCGCCGCGCGATGATGCGCGGGAGCGCCGGCACGACGCGCTGCTCGCCGCGATCGCGGCGGCGCCCGACGACGACGGGCCGCGCCAGGTCTACGCCGACTTCCTCCTCGAGACGGCGGCGCCGCTTCGCGCCTGGGGCGCCGAGACCACCGCGTCGCGCGGCGAGTACCTCCGCCTCGTGGCGCGGTTGAAGGCCGGTCCCGGCGACGCCGCCCTGATCGCGCGGCGGGACGCGCTCGAGCCGCTCGCGCGCGCGACGGCGAGCTCGCTCGTGCCGGTCCGCGGGACCCCGACCGTCGAGGACGGCTTCGTCGTCGGGTTCGAGGCGGAGCTGGAGACGCTCGTCGAGGCGGGCGAGCGCCTGTTCGCGAGCGCGCCGATCCGCGCGCTCGGCGTGCGCGGGATCGATCGCAGCGGAGCGGCGGCGGCGCTCCTCGGTCTGCCACGGCTCGAGCAGCTCCGCGCGCTCACGCTCGCCGGAGCGCCCGGCGGCGTCGTCGATGACCTCGCGCGTATCGTGACCTCGCCGCGGCTCGCGAACGTTCGGCGCATGACGCTGCGCGGGCTCACGCTCGATGCGGGCGTGGGCGACGCGCTCGCGCGCGCGCGGCTCGTTCATCTCGAGCTCACGCGCTGCGCGGTCCCTGGAGCGCCGGAGCTGATCGCGGCGGTCGCGGCGCTGCCGCCGTCGCTCGAGACCCTCGTCTTGCGCGGCGTGCGCGCCGGCGCCGCGGACGCGAAGACCGTCGCCGACGAGCTACGCGCCGCGACGCGCGCGAAGGTGCTCTTCTGAGGCGCATCGCATCGCGTCGGTCAGCGCTACGGTTCGCGCGACTCGTCAGTGAGACGACCGCGACGTAGCAGGCGGAGGTCAGCCCGCCGCGAGGCGTTGCATCGCGCGGTCGTAGGCGGCGCTCATGTCGGTGAAGAGCGCGGTGGCGTCGAGGGGCTTCTTCGAGTTTACCGCGCGGGCGCCCTTGAGGATGAGGGTCTTCGCGCCCGCGCTCACGGCGTGGAGGTCCTCCGCCGCCGCGACCGCGACGTCGTCGCCGCGCCAGCGGAGGTGCTGGGCGAGGAGCTCCGTCGCCGCGCCGAGCTGGCGGAGCGTCGCGAAGGCCCATGCATGATACACGGGTAGGCCCTCCGCCTGGAGGCGCGCGAGATCGCCCGCGAGCGCCTCGCCGAAGCGCGTGACCGGGTTCGTCGCGGGGCGGCGCGCGAGGTGCTTCGCGAGGTGCACCTTCGCGAGCGCGACGAGCTCCTCCTTCGGCCGCTTCACCAGGCGGTCCATGCGCGCGACCTCGGCGTAGAACGGCATGAAGGCCGGATCCGTCGGCACGCCGACGCGGAACGTCTTGTCGAAGTCCTCGCCCTCGAGCGCGTGGTAGCTCGCGTTGTGGAAGTAGCCGAGCCGTTTGTCCTCGAGATCGAAGTCGTTGATGATGATCGTCGTCTTCGTGTGCTGCGCGCGGTAGTCCGTGCCCGCGGTGTCGGGCAGCCACCACGCGTCCGCCTCGACCGCGACCAGCTTCCCCGCGCCGACGTGGACCGCGACGTGATCGGCGAGCGGCCGCCACAGGTTCAGCTCCTGCACGTCGATGCCGTACAGCTCGAACAGCTCCTCGTGCTTCGGCTTGAAGAACGTCCACTGATCGACCTCGAAGTCGATCGCCGCGCAGAAGGGGAGCATCGCGTACGGGTCGCAGCCGGCCGCGTGCACGAGCTCGATCCAGACGTCGATGTAACAGTTCTTCTCGACCCACACGACGTCGTCGGCGTGCAGCGCATGGCGCTGGTACGTCTTCGCGTCGATCGGGAGCGAGCGGACGCGCGGCATCTCGGGTCCTAGGGCCAGAGTCGCTTGCGAACGGCGGCGGGCCACTTCGAGGGCTCGAAGCCGTGCGTGCGGAAGAGCGCCATCACGCAGCGCTCGAGGCCGAAGCCGAGGCAGGCCGTGTGCGCGACGGAGCCGTCCGGGTTCGTGATCCCGAACACGCTGCCGAACTTGTCCTGGTGGTAGTTGAAGGAGCAGCACGCGGTCGGCTTCTCCTGCGAGACGACCGGGATCAGGACCTCGAACTTGAGCTTCTGATCGATCTGCGCGTGCGCCAGCATCTTGCCGGTGCGCCCGAAGAAGGGGTCCGCCGCGACGTCCGGCTTCGCGGGGAGCTCGAGCGACTCGAGGAGCGCGGTCCCG includes:
- a CDS encoding lipoyl domain-containing protein, translated to MSGGDDGSDDDGVAIVIPELGESVAEGTLERWIARSGDRVARDQPVVSLSLDKVDVELEAPADGVLVVRALEREVVKPGDVIARIVPPAPRDDARERRHDALLAAIAAAPDDDGPRQVYADFLLETAAPLRAWGAETTASRGEYLRLVARLKAGPGDAALIARRDALEPLARATASSLVPVRGTPTVEDGFVVGFEAELETLVEAGERLFASAPIRALGVRGIDRSGAAAALLGLPRLEQLRALTLAGAPGGVVDDLARIVTSPRLANVRRMTLRGLTLDAGVGDALARARLVHLELTRCAVPGAPELIAAVAALPPSLETLVLRGVRAGAADAKTVADELRAATRAKVLF
- a CDS encoding tetratricopeptide repeat protein, producing the protein MALPARSAVDWFSTGTEHLVAGRLREAIRCLERAVDEAPSPGAHHNLAVALRAHGDLDRARQHATAAARLGGSAPSLALVGSLHSLAGDHDAALETFRRAVAVAPAHQVSRYYLGIALAASGDRDGAIEELSSLLEGSQLPVLVRERIRAQLVELADGSGPIARDLCSTPLVTEIVDARRRAIAPPPASRPTAGGATIDVAEAASLVDGARRIVALTGAGVSSASGLATRKELWQRHDRDDAVSIWRFRRDPSPLWTVVRELLDGVDPAPNAAHRALAAMPRLGAVVTQNVEGLHQAAGTPCPVLELHGTLLATRCDSCGARPGRTCAELLGGPLPPACACGGVLRPDVVLFGEWVDRELLARAAELCAACDLLLVVGTAADVAPAADLPLLAAARGTTVVEIKRNPSRLQRTIGAKHLPGRAEDVLPALVEAMR
- a CDS encoding phospholipase — its product is MREVELEIAGLRVVGVGDPESAAMVVVLLHGFAMKPADLSPFAHSLRLPAWFLFPEGPLEGGGARAWWHIDEVAREAAIARGPRDFAEQHPPDLPAARARLEALVGELTPRVAGRPFYLGGFSQGAMLSFDAVLRSSFELAGLLLFSGSRIAWDEQEPLLARARLRGRPALVAHGRTDADLAFAAGVALRDAATAAGADVTWLPFEQGHEIPLVVWRTLRKMLSERA
- the acpS gene encoding holo-ACP synthase produces the protein MDEKLQAGGRGRHNFGMAGLSVGIDLVRTRSVEEAIAEFGDRYLRRVFTDAEVAYAMSAPAPAVASARLAARFAAKEAAMKALDLGERGVGWRDIEVVRTPTGAPALALHGNAAAALQERGTPTLSVSLSHEAEYATAVVVSLHSAGKASF
- a CDS encoding class I SAM-dependent methyltransferase yields the protein MWSVRRIVRTVDRSVKRHGVVGSLVHVATSVAERVRSRGHHRDDGHDGAANTDAVEDEDFDTKYGVSTGGEIPQTELDVKDENWIHGSAYVPTSPVDFAEVLGDLGLDYEETSFVDLGSGKGRVLLMAAGLPWKRVVGVEFSPQLSEICRDNLRRFTGPKRCADLSVETTDATKYPLPAGPLVVFMYHPFDEKVMAPVADNVVASLRADPRRVLVVYFKPVHRDVWDENPAFSLRKETPLYAIYESKAR
- a CDS encoding DUF1839 family protein translates to MPRVRSLPIDAKTYQRHALHADDVVWVEKNCYIDVWIELVHAAGCDPYAMLPFCAAIDFEVDQWTFFKPKHEELFELYGIDVQELNLWRPLADHVAVHVGAGKLVAVEADAWWLPDTAGTDYRAQHTKTTIIINDFDLEDKRLGYFHNASYHALEGEDFDKTFRVGVPTDPAFMPFYAEVARMDRLVKRPKEELVALAKVHLAKHLARRPATNPVTRFGEALAGDLARLQAEGLPVYHAWAFATLRQLGAATELLAQHLRWRGDDVAVAAAEDLHAVSAGAKTLILKGARAVNSKKPLDATALFTDMSAAYDRAMQRLAAG